The nucleotide window AAGTGTAAGGAGGAGGCtttaaaagtatggaaacATCAAGTAAGATTTCAAAGAACCCCCTTTCTGGTTTAGGACTTGAATGTATTTTGGGTAATGAgtttatgcaattgcatgcTTTTAGTTGCGAAACAATTATACGTTGTGCAATTATTGATCTGAGTATGTGCAATTGCATGAGATTAttcatttgtgtttttttaagagaaagtATGTTAGCACATAGAGTATAATGTAATTTCAGTTTGAAATTATGTTTCTCATGCATGGAGGGGTCTGGTAAGATGGACAGGGGTGTAGAGACATCAAAGGGTGGTTGTAGTGATTCAGGGTATCTGGGTGGTTGTGAAAGGTCAAGTCACAGGGCACCGGCAACAGAGAGTGGGCATATGTCGGTCGAACATATGGTTAGTCAAAGTAGTGATGATAATGGTGTTGACATGATTGCACCGAGGAAAGAAGATGTTATGGGGAAAGAGTTTAAAATGATAGAATTAGCAGAAGAATATTATATGAGTTATGCAAAGGGCATTGGATTTAGCATGAGAAAAGATAAATTGGTTCGAAATTTGGAAGGGAAAGTATGTAGGAGACGGTGGTGTTGTTCTAAAGAAGGTTTGAGAAATGAGAAGTTTAATGATCGATCAGATAGGATTCGACCACCAAAGCCAATTACAAGAGAGAATTGTTCAGCCCATTTTTGTGTGGGTTATGAGAAGAAACGTGATGTTTACGTCGTTACAAATTTTGAACCACATCAACTAGTTACTCCACTTGAATCGCCATATCTCCGATGTAACCGTGTCATTCGAAATTCTGATTTAGCACAAGCAGTGGGAATGCGAAGAGCATTGTTTAGAACATGTTAAACATATGAGTATATGGTCGACCAATGTGGCGGGTATTTAAATGTTGGTTTTCAAATAAAGGATATGTACAATAAGTTGGATGCATCATGCAGGGAAATTTTGTTCGACGGTGACACAAAAGCCGCACTCTCTTACTTGAAATCGAAAGGAGCAATGGATCCATAATTCTTTTGTAAGTTCAGTGTTGATGAGGAAAATAGGCTTGGTAATTTGTTTTGGAGGGACTCCACTTCACTTTTGGATTACATTGCCTATGGCGACGTCCTCATATTCGATAGCACGTACAAAACAAATGTTTATGACAAGCCCCTAGTGTTGTTTGTCGGTTCGAACAACTACCGTTCTACTGTAATGTTTGGTTGCGCATTATTGCAAGACGAGACATTTGAAACTTACAAGTGGTTATTGGAAACATTCATGGCATCCATGAAAGATAAGAAgccaatatcaatattgacggATGGCGATGAGGCGATGCGTAAAGCCATTGATGATGTGTTTCCCATGTCTAACCATCGGTTGTGCTCATGGCATGTGTCAAGGAATGCACAGAATAACTTGAAGGATGATGAATTGCTAAGAAATTTTCAGGCATGTATTTGGGAACCATTTGCATTGGACGAGTTTGAGAAGAAATGGGAGGTTTTGAGGAAAAGAGCGAGTACTccgaaacaaaaagaatggtTGGAAATGATGTATGCAAAAAGAGACTCATGGGCTGAATCATGTCTGAGAGGAAAGTTTTTCGGTGGTATGTGCACCACTCAACGCGTGGAGTCCATGAACAAGTATGTGATAGATTACTTGGGGAAAGGCGTGAAGTTGTTTGAATGTATTCCAGCAATTGATAGGGCTATGTTATGTTTTAGGAATACCACGGCGAAGGATGGTTTCAACGCAAAGTACTCAATACCAGTCCTTAAAACTGGATTGACAAAACTTGAGCAACAAGCTTCTCTGATTTACACGCATAGGTACTTTGTATTGGTTTGTCATGAGATCGAATCTTGTTCAGCACTCATCCATGATAATGTGATGCATAATTTTGGAGGTCGTGTATACGTATTGTCAAAATATGGTGAACCGCATAATAATTGGACTTGTGTTTACCACGGTAGGGAAAATATGCGGATAGAGTGTGGATGCCGAAAATATGAAAGTGAAGGGATCCCGTGTTGCCACCTGTTTTATGTAATGAAGTGCGGGCACCTTACGGAAATTCCTCCAGCACTCATAATGAGGAGATGGACAAAGAATGCCCAAACTGATACATGTAGGGAATTTATCAGCAAAGGCGAAGACACTACCAACGAAGTTGTAGAAATGGCGAGGTATGGAAGTTTAAGTGctatgtcaaacaaagtatgTTTTTATGCATCGAAGAGTGCAGATGGTTATGCCATGTTGACGAATGAGTTTAGTAGATGGGAGGGAATTTGTGAAGGCTTACGgcaaaaggaagaagagacAAGTCTGAAATTGGGTAGTGCTGAGCAATGTCCTCGAAATATTGTGAAAGATGCAAACATCGTTAGGAAAAAAGGCACTCAAGCAAGGCAGGGTGGAACGCTCAAGCGTCGACAATGTCATTTGTGTCGCGGATATGGACATACAAAGCGTAATTGCTCTCAAAGAAACTTGCATCGAAGTAGAAATGTAGGTGTGAATATCCCATTAGGTAGTGAAAGCTATCAGTATAGTTCTGATAAAGGGCCGTCCCCGGACATTAGCTACAATTATCCTAGTCAAACGGTTTCTCAATGCAAAGGCAACTATGTGGTTGATTTGTCTGGTTCTGATAGTTTTTCTACTGCAGACCCAACCGGTTCTACCCTCAACAATAACGATGATTTCTCATTCGACAATGGTGAACCTAATTCCCTATGTACTGTTTCAACCCAAAACAATTGTAGTTTTGGCACTTGGTTTACATGTAACAATTAACATTAAATGTAGATTTAGTGATGGACAAGATGTTTTCATATGATtgatatattattgttttatgtATGTATTGTTGAGAAACGGCGGTTTTATGATTTGTAAAGGGTTGGATGGAAGTTTTATGTAGGAGGCGGTGATCCGAACCACATTGCATAAAAAGGGTAAGGGAAATTATTTGAACATATTAGAATCGGTAAAGACCAATTATCTGAAAATACTTGGTATTACAAATTTGTTGGCCTGAAAGTGCGTATTACATTCCAAAATATAGCCAATTTCGTAAACGATAATTGGTTAATCCTAATTTTTAATCATATCCTAGGGTCATAATGAAATTGTTACTTGCTTTTGTTATTCTTTGCTATATACATTCATTAGCTTCGCGTTTACGGTCTGAACAGTTTTGCCCACAGCCGATTGGCATTTGCATTACAAACATGCAATTTCATGACGGTGATGCAATGCAAGGGTGACTGGGCGCAAACCCCTAATAAGGAAAAAAtggatcatattttttttgtacatGCATAATTAGACCTATTTTTTGAACTATAAATTGAAGGGCGAAATGAACCGAAATACAGAGCATGAGAAACAGTAAGGAGCAATAAGCcaaacatattatattacaaaaatgACCAATTATCGAAATTATGTAGTAATGGACATTGTCATGTAGCACAAATGATTTTTCAAAAGATCCCGAATTTCGTAAAACACAATGTGATTAACCCTAATATTGAATAATAGACATATGGTCATAATAAAGTATTTGCTTGGTTTTCTTTGCCTTTGCGCTATACATTAATTACATTTGCGTTTTCAAGCTATTTTTAGTTTGCACAGAACCGGTCGGCATTTGCATTGCacacatgcaattgcattaCGGTGATGCAATGCAAGAGTGACTGTGCGCAAACCccataataatgaaaaatggATCATAATTTATTGTACATGCATAATTAGacctattttctaaactaTAAATCGAAGGGCGAAATGAACCGAAATACATAGCATGAGAAACGGTAAGGGGTAATAAGCcaaacatattatattacaaaaacGACCAATTATCGAAATTACGTAGTAATGGACATTGACATGTAGCACAAATGATTTTCCAAAAGATCCCGAATTTCGTAAAACACAATGTGATTAACCCTAATATTGAATAATAGACATATGGTCATAATAAAGTATTTGCttggttttctttgtctttgtgcTATACATTAATTACGTTTGCGTTTTTAAGCTATGTTTAGTTTGCACACAGCCGTCTGCATTTGCATTTCacacatgcaattgcatgacgGTAATGCAATGCAAGAGTGACTGTGTGCAAACCCCTAATAATGAAAAATGGATCATATTTTAGTGTACATGCATAATTAGACCTATTTTTTCCTATAAATCGAAGGCCGAAATTAACCGAAATACAGAGCATGAGAAACGGTAAGGGGCAATAATCCgaacatattatattacaaaacGACCAATTATATGAAATTACCTAGTAATAGAAATTGTCATGTAGTGCAAATCACATTCCAAAATATCCCGAATTTCATAAACCAAAATGTGATTAACCCTAATATTGAATAATACACATAGggtcataaaaaaatttggagggGTTAGGGGATTTAAGTAGTTAATCATTAATTTCATCTATCTCATTCTCTCAAAGATTTTCTTCAATATGGTAGTATGtttgttcaaaattttgaaagatgTCTTAAGCTATCTTTAGTTTGCACACAGCCGGTCGGCATTTGCATTGTAGACATGCAATTGCACGACATTGATGCAATGCGAGAGTGACTGTGCACAAACCCCTAAAAAGGAAGAAtggatcaaattttttttttacaggcATAAGTAGACCTATTTTTTGTACTATCAATTGAAGGGTGCGAAATGAACCGAAATATAGAGCATCAGAAACGGTAAGGGGCAATAAACTAAACATATTCTATTACAAAACGGACCAATGATTCGAAAAATTGAATCGTATCCATAATTCActtggttttctttctctttggggAAAGTGAACGAAGACTTTTCTCAAGTTTGCATTTTGGTCTGTGGAGTGTTGTTCTGCATCCGGATTACCCTTAGTTGCGGCCCCGTCCTCATCGGCTTCCTCATCCTCATCCCTaacctctttctcttcaatCCAAGCTTCGTCTTCATTttcctcttcatcttcctcttcatcttcctGTTTTTCTTcctgttcttcttcttcttcctcatcttcttcatgcTCTTTTGGTATCACAATTTTGGTCTTTCCTTTTCTACCCATGTCATGTTTAAATTTTGTGCGAAACTCCTACATATAGGGAAACATTGACACATAtaaataatcaattttgttcaattttgttgTGCACACGAGTGATGATGGTTTGCATTGCAGAATGTaacatattatttaaaattgaaaaattgaacatCTTATAAATCGAACTTTACAATGGAGGTAATAAACTTACATGTTCTGCATCATCAGCTAAGACGTCCTGACCAATTCCTGAACTTGCAATGGTTGTTCCCGAGGTGTTCTTCAATGTCTCCtattacaatataacatcGTTCATGTTCAATACCATGGtctgttattttaatattacaTCCATGatgtttgttaattttatgaaACCAGTATGAAATGAATCTGAACTGACTCACAATCTCTTGCCGTAGGCGCCTGATCTCTATGCTTGCTTCCAATGAAGTTGAAAATAGTACGGCATTCAACCCAGCATTCAGCTCCAAAATCTTGGTTGCAGCTTCAGCAGTTACCTACATTCAGGCACATGCAATTACACCAATCACCACAGGAAGCCATCATGTATGAATATATTTATGCAATGGAAGCTACTTACATGCGTTACACCAGCAGGTAATGATAGATGAGGGCTAT belongs to Prunus persica cultivar Lovell chromosome G4, Prunus_persica_NCBIv2, whole genome shotgun sequence and includes:
- the LOC18779324 gene encoding protein FAR1-RELATED SEQUENCE 5; protein product: MFGCALLQDETFETYKWLLETFMASMKDKKPISILTDGDEAMRKAIDDVFPMSNHRLCSWHVSRNAQNNLKDDELLRNFQACIWEPFALDEFEKKWEVLRKRASTPKQKEWLEMMYAKRDSWAESCLRGKFFGGMCTTQRVESMNKYVIDYLGKGVKLFECIPAIDRAMLCFRNTTAKDGFNAKYSIPVLKTGLTKLEQQASLIYTHRYFVLVCHEIESCSALIHDNVMHNFGGRVYVLSKYGEPHNNWTCVYHGRENMRIECGCRKYESEGIPCCHLFYVMKCGHLTEIPPALIMRRWTKNAQTDTCREFISKGEDTTNEVVEMARYGSLSAMSNKVCFYASKSADGYAMLTNEFSRWEGICEGLRQKEEETSLKLGSAEQCPRNIVKDANIVRKKGTQARQGGTLKRRQCHLCRGYGHTKRNCSQRNLHRSRNVGVNIPLGSESYQYSSDKGPSPDISYNYPSQTVSQCKGNYVVDLSGSDSFSTADPTGSTLNNNDDFSFDNGEPNSLCTVSTQNNCSFGTWFTCNN